The sequence GGGTTTATTAAATCGTTTACAAGTCACGACGCCTCACGAGTCAGAACAACAGCTTGCTCATTTCTTAAATGAGCGCTGGAAAGGTATTCGCCCCATCGCTTGGGGTAATGCGTTACGTGAAAGTGAATTCACCAGTTGGGTTTATCAAGGTTTATGTGGTTTAGATGCTGATATGATAGAAAACGCAGCTCCAGCGGAGGCAGATAATGAAATTTGACGTCATCATTATAGGTAGCGGGCTAGCAGGTTTAACCGCAGGTATTCGTCTTGCTGAAGCCGGCAAGTCTTGCGCAATTATCAGTAATGGTCAAAGTGCACTACATTTTTCATCAGGTTCGTTAGATTTGTTAACTCATCTTCCTGATGGTTCGTTAGTGACTCAACCTAAAAAAGCGTTGACAGCATTGGCGGAGCTTGCTCCTAAGCATCCTTATAGCCGAATGGGGGATATTCAGGTTTCAGCCTTAATTGAACAAGCCCAAGCATTATTATCCAGTACAAAAGGTCTTGAATATCAAGGTAATGGTGATGAAAACCATTATCGTATTACACCTGTTGGGCGTTCACGTATGAGCTGGATGAGTCCAAAACGTGTACCAACTCATGGTATTGATCAAGCATTGCCATGGAAAAAGCTGGCTGTTGTTGGCATTGAAGGCTTTTTGGATTTTCAGCCACAATTTGCAAGTAATACGCTGAATGAGCAAGGTGTAGAGTCTATTCCTTATCATATTCACTTACCGCTATTAGACAGATTACGTGATAACCCAAGTGAATTTAGAGCTGTCAATATTGCGCGCTATTTAGATAAGCCTGAAAATACGAAAGCATTAGCGGAAGAGCTGAAAAAGCATATCGATGATAGTGTTGAAGCCGTTATTTTACCTGCGTGTATCGGACTGGATGCCGAAGAGCCGGTGACGCTACTTCAAGAGCTTGTGGGCAAGCCTATCTGTTTATTACCAACATTGCCGCCATCACTATTAGGTATTCGCTTACATCAAGCGTTAAAGCAGCGTTTCCAAAAAGCTGGCGGTTTAATTATGCCTGGCGATCGTGCAGAACAAGTTGATTTAATTGGTAATAAAGTTACAGGTATTCATACTCGAAACCACACTGATATTCCTATTCGTAGTGAGCATGTTGTATTGGCAACAGGTAGTTTCTTCAATAATGGATTAATTGCAGAGTTTGATCGTGTTTATGAACCTTTGATGGAACTTGATTTGCTAGAGACATTACCACGCAATGAGTGGACACAAGTCAATGTCTTTGCAAAACAGCCTTATATGCGATTTGGTGTCGATACAGATAGCCAATTAAGACCGATGAAATATGGCGAAGTCTTAGAGAATGTTTACGCCATAGGTGCTGTATTAGGTGGGTTTGATCCCTTAAATGAAGGTTGTGGCGCAGGTGTTTCAATGATCAGTGCACTTTATGCTGCACAACAAATTTTACAGCACAATAAATCAGAACAGACCACATCTGCGGTTGTGGAGGCAGCACAATGAGTTTACATGATAACAGTTTTGAAGCGTGTATTAAGTGTACGGTTTGTACGACTTACTGCCCAGTTGCAAAAGTAAATCCTCTTTATCCTGGTCCTAAACAAGCGGGCCCTGATGGTGAGCGTTTACGTTTAAAAGATCCAATGCTCTATGATGAAGCATTGAAATATTGCACTAACTGTAAGCGTTGTGAAGTTGCTTGTCCGTCAGATGTGAAGATTGGTGACATCATTTCGCGTGCGAAACTGAACTACAATACAAAAACACCAAAACTTCGTGATGCTATTTTAAGTCATACTGATTTAATGGGAACATTATCAACGCCAATGGCGCCGATAGTAAATACTATTACAGGATTAAAACCTGTTCGTCAGATCTTGGATAAAGCACTTAAAATCGACCATCGACGTGAATTACCAAAATACTCTTTTGGTACATTTAGAACATGGATGAAAAAACAGGTTGAAGAACAGGCACGTTTTAAAGATCAAGTTGCCTTCTTTCATGGTTGTTATGCGAATTATAACCACCCACAATTAGGGAAAGATTTAGTTAAAGTATTCAACAAAATGGAGATTGGTGTTCAGTTATTGAAACGCGAAAAATGCTGTGGTGTTGCATTAATTGCGAATGGTTTTGTTAAACAAGCTAAAAAACAAGCCGCTGTAAACCTTGAATCTTTGACAGAAAAAATTGTTGAAAACAATATTCCTGTTGTTGCCACATCATCAACCTGTACTTTCACTATTCGTGATGAATATGAACATATTCTCGATATTGATACATCAAAAGTACGTGAAAATATTGAATTAGCGACACGTTATATTTATCGCTTATTAGAAGAAGGTCGTGAATTACCACTGAAACATACTCCACTAAAAGTGGTGTATCACACACCTTGTCATATGGAAAAAATGGGATGGGCTGCATATTCTATTGATTTAATTAAACGTATCCCTGGTGTTGAGGTCATTGTTTTAGATTCTCAATGTTGTGGTATTGCAGGAACTTATGGTTTTAAATCTGAAAACTACGATGTTGCTCAAGGTATTGGCGCAGGTTTATTCCGTCAAATTGAAGAGAGTGGCTGTGATTTGGTGATCACAGACTGTGAAACCTGTAAATGGCAAATTGAGATGTCAACGACGAAAAAATGTGAACACCCCATTAGTTTATTGGCAAGAGCATTATAAGTATTACCTATAAGATAATAAAAAAGTAATTGATTACTAAGATAACAAGCAGATAGGGAGTAAAAGAGGATCTTTTATTCCCTTTTTTTATATTCAATAAAAAAGATGTGAAATATAAGATAATAAGGAAATGACCTATCCCTAATATTGTGACGCACTGATTATGTAAATACTCTTATTTTTAATGAGAGATATAGGTGTTTTGATAAAGCCAAATATTTTGGATCTTTTTAAGTGTAATATTTTGCCCATCAACCAGCGAAAGCGCTTGTTTTCCCGCCTCGTTAATAATTGGAATATCTAATGCATGAGCTAATACGGTTGTATTAGACAGTGGATTCCCATGACTTAATAAAATACCTTTGATTTTGTTGGTATCAAGAGCCATTAATGTAGAGGGATGAAGCTGTTTTGTGACGAGAATTGCGTTTGTATATGGGGAGTGTGTGACAGGCGTAGGCGCTGAAGTTAAATAGCGTAGTAATCGAGATAAAATATCATCTAAATCACTTTCACGAGCACGCATATTATCATCATCCATTTGCGCATAAGTATCTATTAAATCAATGAAGGTCTGCTGTAAGGCAAATTCAGCATTACAGTGATGTTTGCTTATCATGCTACAGACAGTCAGTTGTAATTCGGCATTTTCTAATAAGAAACGGTGACTAGAAAAAATATGGGCATTTTGTTCTCCAATTTTGCGCTCTGCAGCTTCAGTTAACCAGTCGATATCCTTTTTGGAGCGCTCGATCGCTTTCACAAAACGTTTTTGCTCTTCAAGTAATAAATGAGAGGATATCTTTTTACGAGGGATCACAAAACGATGATAAGGATATAGCCAAACAGGCGCGGTGATCACTCTGACAGGTTCGTAATGTGTATTTTTAGGGTGAATATTAAAATGAGAAAAATTTTCGCTTAATCGCCGTTTTTTAATTATCACGGTTTTATGCGCTGCTTTTTCGGCTTCTTCAAGCGAAGCTCCTAATGCAATGCTATTGGCGGCAGCCAAGGTGCCTTCTACAATCGGTGCCGAACTTAATGTGACGTTAGTGGCAACGTTATGCTCAAGATTAGCGATAGCGAGTGCTGCATTTTGTGCGGAATGATAACTATCGAGTAAAACGAGTACACCTTGTTTGCTATAACATTTTTTAATTGTTGTAAGTATCGTTTCGGGTAACACTTCATGAGAAAGATCAGAGGGGGTTTGATAGTTGGTCGCAATGGCTATTTTTACTTGGTGATTTACAGTCTGATTAACGAGTTCTTTAATCCCATTGGCGAGTGTAAGACTCTTTGAAACTAATACGATACTGACCATAAAGCACCTTTTTTGTAAATACAAACAGGGAGATAAACACTCCCTGTTTACTCAGGCTTTAATAAAGCCATTCCCGCCCTAATTGGTCGGCAGTTAAAATCGCGGCATAAACTTTATCGGAATCGACGTCAAATGGCATGTTGTAAATTGTCTCACCTTCAGCACAACTTAACTCAGCAACCGCCATGATTTTTTCATTTAATTCATCGCCAGTGGCATTAATACCTAGCTCTTCTAACGTGACGGGTAGACCGACTAAAACACAGAAATCAAGGAACTCTTCTAACTCTTCTAATGGACTATTTTCTAACACTAACTGGACTAATGTACCAAAAGCGACTTTTTCACCGTGATACATGTTGTGACACTCTTCTAATGCCGTAAACCCATTGTGGATAGCATGAGCAGCGGCAAGACCTGCACTTTCAAATCCAATACCACTTAAAAAGGTATTAGCTTCAATAATATTTTCTACCGCACTTGTACAAACACCTCGGCTGACAGCGAGTTTAGCTTTGTATCCATCTTCTAATAACGTGTTATAGCAAAGTTCTGCAAGGGCAAGCGCCGCGAGCGTTGAACGCCCCCCAGCCATAGTCTGTTTTTGGGCATGACTGCAGGCTCTTGCTTCAAAGTAGGTTGCTAAAGCATCTCCCATTCCTGCCACCAATAAACGCGCGGGTGCAGAAGCGATGATATTCGTATCCATTACAACCACGTCGGGATTTGTTGGATAGAAAAGGTAACTATCGAATGCGCCTAATTCAGTATAAATAACAGAAAGAGCACTTGTGGGGGCGTCAGTAGAAGCAATGGTTGGGGAGATAACAACAGGAAGTTGGCATTTATAAGCAACAGCTTTAGCTGTATCAAGTGTTTTACCGCCCCCAACGCCGATGATCACAAGAGAGGCTTGTGCTTTTGCTAGTTCAGATAGTCGATTGATTTCGTTGTGTGTACATTCACCATTAAAAAGCTCAAAGTGTCCATTAACTTCATACTGAGACATACTATCTTTAACGGTACTACCGACGAGATCCATAACAAATTTGTCAGCAATAATCAGTGCTCTATCACCAAAAGGCTTTGCGTACTTACCAATGTGATATAGCGCGTCTGGTCCTTGAATATATTTAGCGGGGGATTGAATAACTTTTAACATAATAGACTCCTACTATTCGCAAAAGAGAGTAAAAAATCCTTATGGTGAAACTCGTCATCCAACTGACATATAACAATATGGAGATGTTTCAAGAATACATTAACAGTTTAATGGATGAACAAAATAATTTATTGTAAATAATTAAGGCTTTTTATATTAGCATGTGAAAAATATCCTAATACTGATATTTAAGTCATATTTTGTGAATTGTTTAACTAATCATGCTAATTAATTGCTATATGAAATATTTACGTAAAATAATAAATTTTCTCAGTCGGAATAAAGCTTCATAAAATTGGCTTATGAAGCTTTATTATTTGAATTATGACATTAATATCATTATTTTTTTGCGAGGAGAGACAGATTATGAGTGAATTTCAGCATAATCTTGTTTTTGATTTTCTTGTGCGAAAAAATAGCGCAAAATAAAATTCAATAAAATTCCATAAGCCGGCAAGAAAAACAGCATACAAATGGTTAATTTGAATGCATAGTCGACTAAGGCAATTTCAACCCAATTCGCCGCCATAAATTCATCTGTACTGCGATAAAAGGCAATAAAGAAGAAGGCAAGCGTATCAAGTAAATTACCAAAGAACATTGCTGCACTTGGTGCTACCCACCATTTCTGTTGTTGTCTTAAACGATTAAAAACAGACACATCCATAATTTGACCTAACACATAAGCCATAAAGCTAGCTGTCGCAATTCTTGCCACCATAATATTAAAGTCAGCTAATGAGGCAAATCCCTGCCAACTGCCTTGGAAAAAGAGCGTTGAGATCAGGTAAGAAAT comes from Proteus vulgaris and encodes:
- the glpB gene encoding glycerol-3-phosphate dehydrogenase subunit GlpB — encoded protein: MKFDVIIIGSGLAGLTAGIRLAEAGKSCAIISNGQSALHFSSGSLDLLTHLPDGSLVTQPKKALTALAELAPKHPYSRMGDIQVSALIEQAQALLSSTKGLEYQGNGDENHYRITPVGRSRMSWMSPKRVPTHGIDQALPWKKLAVVGIEGFLDFQPQFASNTLNEQGVESIPYHIHLPLLDRLRDNPSEFRAVNIARYLDKPENTKALAEELKKHIDDSVEAVILPACIGLDAEEPVTLLQELVGKPICLLPTLPPSLLGIRLHQALKQRFQKAGGLIMPGDRAEQVDLIGNKVTGIHTRNHTDIPIRSEHVVLATGSFFNNGLIAEFDRVYEPLMELDLLETLPRNEWTQVNVFAKQPYMRFGVDTDSQLRPMKYGEVLENVYAIGAVLGGFDPLNEGCGAGVSMISALYAAQQILQHNKSEQTTSAVVEAAQ
- the glpC gene encoding anaerobic glycerol-3-phosphate dehydrogenase subunit GlpC gives rise to the protein MSLHDNSFEACIKCTVCTTYCPVAKVNPLYPGPKQAGPDGERLRLKDPMLYDEALKYCTNCKRCEVACPSDVKIGDIISRAKLNYNTKTPKLRDAILSHTDLMGTLSTPMAPIVNTITGLKPVRQILDKALKIDHRRELPKYSFGTFRTWMKKQVEEQARFKDQVAFFHGCYANYNHPQLGKDLVKVFNKMEIGVQLLKREKCCGVALIANGFVKQAKKQAAVNLESLTEKIVENNIPVVATSSTCTFTIRDEYEHILDIDTSKVRENIELATRYIYRLLEEGRELPLKHTPLKVVYHTPCHMEKMGWAAYSIDLIKRIPGVEVIVLDSQCCGIAGTYGFKSENYDVAQGIGAGLFRQIEESGCDLVITDCETCKWQIEMSTTKKCEHPISLLARAL
- a CDS encoding phosphoenolpyruvate-utilizing N-terminal domain-containing protein, coding for MVSIVLVSKSLTLANGIKELVNQTVNHQVKIAIATNYQTPSDLSHEVLPETILTTIKKCYSKQGVLVLLDSYHSAQNAALAIANLEHNVATNVTLSSAPIVEGTLAAANSIALGASLEEAEKAAHKTVIIKKRRLSENFSHFNIHPKNTHYEPVRVITAPVWLYPYHRFVIPRKKISSHLLLEEQKRFVKAIERSKKDIDWLTEAAERKIGEQNAHIFSSHRFLLENAELQLTVCSMISKHHCNAEFALQQTFIDLIDTYAQMDDDNMRARESDLDDILSRLLRYLTSAPTPVTHSPYTNAILVTKQLHPSTLMALDTNKIKGILLSHGNPLSNTTVLAHALDIPIINEAGKQALSLVDGQNITLKKIQNIWLYQNTYISH
- a CDS encoding glycerol dehydrogenase, coding for MLKVIQSPAKYIQGPDALYHIGKYAKPFGDRALIIADKFVMDLVGSTVKDSMSQYEVNGHFELFNGECTHNEINRLSELAKAQASLVIIGVGGGKTLDTAKAVAYKCQLPVVISPTIASTDAPTSALSVIYTELGAFDSYLFYPTNPDVVVMDTNIIASAPARLLVAGMGDALATYFEARACSHAQKQTMAGGRSTLAALALAELCYNTLLEDGYKAKLAVSRGVCTSAVENIIEANTFLSGIGFESAGLAAAHAIHNGFTALEECHNMYHGEKVAFGTLVQLVLENSPLEELEEFLDFCVLVGLPVTLEELGINATGDELNEKIMAVAELSCAEGETIYNMPFDVDSDKVYAAILTADQLGREWLY
- a CDS encoding 7-cyano-7-deazaguanine/7-aminomethyl-7-deazaguanine transporter, giving the protein MYTFTPRQKAVALLWLSLFHILIITSSNYLVQLPISIFGFHTTWGAFTFPFIFLATDLTVRIYGAPLARRIITAVMLPALTISYLISTLFFQGSWQGFASLADFNIMVARIATASFMAYVLGQIMDVSVFNRLRQQQKWWVAPSAAMFFGNLLDTLAFFFIAFYRSTDEFMAANWVEIALVDYAFKLTICMLFFLPAYGILLNFILRYFFAQENQKQDYAEIHS